Genomic DNA from Nocardioides aquaticus:
CTTCGACGCCGTCTTCGCCGCCCAGCTCGAACGGATCGTGAACGCGGTCCCGTTCACGGCGCACGACCTCCCCGGCTACGCCGTCGCGCTCTACGACAGCTACCTCACCGATCCCGAGATCATCCGGCTCGTCGGCTGGAACCGGCTCGAGCGGGTGCCGGCCGGTGACCTGCTGGCCGGCCACGGCGCGCTCACCGAGCCCAAGCGTGCCGCCCTCGAGCAGGCCCAGCGCGACGGCCTGGTGGTCGACGGGATCGCGCCCGGGGACGTCTACGCGATGGTGATCGGCATCGCCGGGTCCTGGTCGCCGCTCAGCGGCACCGTCACCGCGGCCCCCGGCGACGACGAGGCCGACCACGCCCGCCGGCGCAAGGCCCTGCGCGAGGCGGTGGCTCGCGCGCTGGTGCCCGACCACCGCTGACCGGTCCTCCTTGTCCGGCGCCGGGAACCGGCGGATCATCGAGGGGTGGACGTGGACCTGGTGGTCAAGGTGAGCGTGATCGCCGCTGTCCTGGTGGTGTGGTGGGTGCTCGCCGACCTGCGTCGCTACCGCGACCTCGCCGTCAGGGCGGGCCGGGCGCTGCACGTGGCGGAACCCTCGCCGCCGCCTCCGCCCGGCCCCCCGATCGAAGAGGTCGCGGCCGACATCCGTCGGATCGGGGGACAGATCAGGCAGGCGTCGCCCGGCATGCCGGTGGCGAGGATGCGGGGCTGGGTGGCCGCCTACGACGACGTGCTCGTCGTGGCGTGCGAGGCCCTGGCCCTGGAGCACCGCCTCCGCTCCACCCCGGAGGGCGCGGGGCGCGACCTGGAGCGGGAACGGGTCGAGCGGCTGATCGAGCGGGCCGGGCTCCGGGTCCGCGCCTGGTAGGTCACGACGGGGCCGGCCCCGTCGAGTCGCGCACGACGAGCTCCACGGGCATCGCGACCTGCTCGGCGGGGGGCTGGGCACCGCGGCGTCGCGCGTCCAGCGCCGACATGAGCAGCTCGACGGCGCGCCGGCCGGCGTCGCTGATCGGACCGCCCAGCGTCGTCAGTGACGGCTGGACCAGGGTCGCGGCGAAGATGTTGTCGAACCCGACGACGCTGACGTCCCCCGGCACGTCGAGGCCGCGGTCGGACAGTCGCCGCATGATGCCGATCGCGAGCAGGTCGTTGTGGGCCACCACCGCCGTCCCGCCGACCCGGAGCGCGGCGTCGGCCGCGCTGCTCCCGCTGGCCACGGTGGGGGTGTACGGGCCCATCCGGTGCGCCTCGAGGTCGTACTGCCGGGCGCCCTCGGAGAGCATCCGCCACCGGGTCGCCCCCATCCAGGAGCTCGGCGGGCCGGCGCAGTAGGTGAAGGACCGGTGGCCCAGCGACGACAGGTGCTCGAGGATCTGGCGACACCCCGACGCCATGTCGAGGGTGACGCTGGTGGTGCCGGGCAGGTCCCGGTTGAGGAGGACCGTCGGGTGCTCGGCGGCGAGGTCGCGCAGCTGCTGGTCGGGCAGCCGGCTGGCCGCCATGACGAAGCCGTCGACGGTGCTGGTCAGGCCCCGGACCTGTTCGAGCTCGATCTGGGTCGACTCCTCGCAGTTGACCAGCACCAGGGTGGTCCCGGAGGCCCGGGCGCGCAGCTCGGCACCGCGGATCAGCTCGAAGTAGTGCGGGTTGGTGATGTCCGAGACCAGCATCGCGACGGTGCGCGGCCGCTCCTCGGAGCGCCCCGACGCGGGTCCGGTACGCCGGCGCGGCCGCTGCCGGGGCGCGTAGTCCAGCTCGGCCGCGGCGGTCATCACCCGGGCCCGGGTGGCGTCGGTGACCCGGCCGGGATCGGCGAAGGCCCGCGACACCGTCGACGCCGCGACCCCCGCCCGCTCGGCGACGTCGTAGATGGAGGGCCCGGTCACGCGGTGATCGAAGCAGAGGATGGCAACAACTGGCAACTTGTTGCAACTGCATGACGCGAGTTCCTAGGGTCCGGAGCGATGTGAGTGCCGCCACACCGGCGGCCGGTTTCCCGAGGAGGTCCACGTGGCTCCGTCTGAGTCAGCTTCGCCGGTGGGTGTCCCCCCGCCGGACGCACCGGACGCCCGTCCCGGGCCAGGCACGGAGCCGGGCGGTGCCCTCGGGCGCGTCGTCCGTGCCATCACCGGGATCGAGCTCGGCGTCGCCGCCCTGGCGACCGCGATGATCTTCGTCCTGGTCCTGGTGCAGGCCTTCCAGCGCTACCTGCCGGTCGACGGCTGGACCTGGACCGGGGAGCTGTCGCGCTACGGCCTGGTCTGGCTGACCTTCGTGGCGGCCGGCGTCCTGGTCACGCGGGACGGGCACATCGCGCTGCAGGTGGTCGACACCCTGCGCCCCGCCTGGCTGGTGCGGGCGGTCCACGTCCTGGCCCACCTCGTCGTGGCGGCCACCGGCGCCGGCTTCGCCTGGGCCTGCTGGACCCTGATCCAGGAGTCGGGCAACCTGACGACGCCGTCGCTGCAGATCCCGATGTCGTTCGTCTACGCCCTCCCGCTGGTCGGGTTCGTGAGCACGGCGGTCCGCTCGCTCCTCGCGGCCGTCCTCGTCCTCCGGTACGGCATCCCGGCCTCCCGGGAGCGGGACGCCCTGCCGGTCAGCGTCAACGGCCCCGAGCAGGGGGCGCGCGCATGACCGTCGCTCTGCTCCTGATCGGCATCCTGGTCCTGCTCCTGCTGCGGGTCCCGGTCGCCTTCTCGTTCCTCGGTCCCGGCCTGGCCTACCTCGTGCTCACCGACCAGTCGGTCGGGCTGGCGATGCGCCTGGTGACGAACTCCACCGCGAGCTTCCCGCTCCTGGCGGTGCCGCTGTTCGTCCTCCTCGGGGTCCTCGCCAACCGGGCCGGGATCGCCGACCGGCTCTTCGACTTCGCGCTGGCCCTCATGGGACGCGTCCGCGGCGGGCTCGGCTACGTCAGCGTCGGTGTCAGCCTCGGGTTCTCGTGGATGAGCGGCTCGGCCGTGGCGGACGCCGCCGCGCTCAGCAAGGTCGAGATCCCGGCCATGCAGCGCAACGGCTACACCACCCGGTTCGGGCTCGGGGTGGTCGGCTCCTCGGCCCTGATCGCTCCGGTGATGCCTCCGAGCATCCCCGCGGTGATCTACGCCGGCCTGGCCGCCGTCAGCACCGGCGCGCTGTTCGCGGCCTCGGTCGTCCCGGCGCTGCTGATGGCCGCCGGGTTGTGCGTGGTCGTGTTCGTCCTCGTCCGCCGGCAGCCGGACATCGTGCAGACCGGGTTCAGCTGGGCCGAGGTCCGGCGTACCGGCCTGCGG
This window encodes:
- a CDS encoding TetR family transcriptional regulator; this translates as MARDGYASRRRLLAAATVEFAAHGLAGARVDRIAAAAEVNKQQMYAWHGSKDGLFDAVFAAQLERIVNAVPFTAHDLPGYAVALYDSYLTDPEIIRLVGWNRLERVPAGDLLAGHGALTEPKRAALEQAQRDGLVVDGIAPGDVYAMVIGIAGSWSPLSGTVTAAPGDDEADHARRRKALREAVARALVPDHR
- a CDS encoding LacI family DNA-binding transcriptional regulator, producing MTGPSIYDVAERAGVAASTVSRAFADPGRVTDATRARVMTAAAELDYAPRQRPRRRTGPASGRSEERPRTVAMLVSDITNPHYFELIRGAELRARASGTTLVLVNCEESTQIELEQVRGLTSTVDGFVMAASRLPDQQLRDLAAEHPTVLLNRDLPGTTSVTLDMASGCRQILEHLSSLGHRSFTYCAGPPSSWMGATRWRMLSEGARQYDLEAHRMGPYTPTVASGSSAADAALRVGGTAVVAHNDLLAIGIMRRLSDRGLDVPGDVSVVGFDNIFAATLVQPSLTTLGGPISDAGRRAVELLMSALDARRRGAQPPAEQVAMPVELVVRDSTGPAPS
- a CDS encoding TRAP transporter small permease, whose amino-acid sequence is MGVPPPDAPDARPGPGTEPGGALGRVVRAITGIELGVAALATAMIFVLVLVQAFQRYLPVDGWTWTGELSRYGLVWLTFVAAGVLVTRDGHIALQVVDTLRPAWLVRAVHVLAHLVVAATGAGFAWACWTLIQESGNLTTPSLQIPMSFVYALPLVGFVSTAVRSLLAAVLVLRYGIPASRERDALPVSVNGPEQGARA
- a CDS encoding TRAP transporter large permease, with product MTVALLLIGILVLLLLRVPVAFSFLGPGLAYLVLTDQSVGLAMRLVTNSTASFPLLAVPLFVLLGVLANRAGIADRLFDFALALMGRVRGGLGYVSVGVSLGFSWMSGSAVADAAALSKVEIPAMQRNGYTTRFGLGVVGSSALIAPVMPPSIPAVIYAGLAAVSTGALFAASVVPALLMAAGLCVVVFVLVRRQPDIVQTGFSWAEVRRTGLRVLAPVGAPVLILGGILGGWFTPTEAAAVGALYMLLLGFAYRSLDLRVLPSIFVETVLTTAAIMLIVSSAALLGFVLARERVPQLLSELVLGITDDATVFLILVALLMLVLGTVIDATAVLVLIVPILMPIGLRLDVDPVVLGVLMIVSLMIGLLTPPVGTVLYVLSSTMKVPVGEVFKASVPFTIPLLAVCVLIIFVPGVVTWLPTRLGL